A window from Salvia miltiorrhiza cultivar Shanhuang (shh) chromosome 2, IMPLAD_Smil_shh, whole genome shotgun sequence encodes these proteins:
- the LOC131011093 gene encoding putative E3 ubiquitin-protein ligase LIN-1 isoform X1: MAGNHRFKMEANDIVGSLTSIVGSFIQDRLIDKEQRLRHKEQCAERLAAENGSPHNDTEVRYSDQAVLANLDWGIDALEEAISTSHVETKMARLDYAEKMLQVCALLNSTQQTAGVPNSYLSAWAHLNLSYLLKLRNESHNAVLHILEMFIVEPFFSRIDFAPELWKSIFLPHMSSILGWYTEERKSIVMDVIPDSSDLSFTVDFDESLLLSVRPEQAERIQQLEQLYGQSLDENTRLYAKHYKECMNYDAATSRRVVPMLPIAEPPTTPLHDFSSRSIPDYVKFGPILPKSAGFPIRTKAVSTSENVEDSAGWDVVDEIPEECEDSDGCMEAMERSKEKDDDIVSVLSSRSIRSSKEVERQSVRATSRRQSPHNSSPTDSPTTPCSRTSSPKSAKSSGKMQTSMLRLLSTRAMDSVSNSLPILCNDNSSISSTETDEETTEQIKSPRKSTHHTPCERQALPKSSLNQGEDGSLSYMSSPTSEMLTPKSRPPKDFVCPITGQIFNDPVTLETGQTYERRAIQEWMSRGNTTCPITRQPLSAASLPKTNYVLKRLITSWTDQHPELAQEFSCIETPRSYTSCSDVPSSQASTLPSQRNITSEADRRKTQRFTRAAVALSTSPTSVISQTSNEAVINVLKPYILCLCNSEDLQECEAAVLEIVKIWLESNVGSGIHSYLSSPTIVNGFLEILSASRNKEVLKTTIYILSQLICADDRVGDLLTSIDSDFYCLADLLRKGLSEAALLVYLLRPSFSQLSSHNLVTTLLHIISKKSEDQIGFQYAVAPKDAAMALLEQIVAGGDESERSHNAMTVIKENGIPALLNCLNQADGRESILSILLCCIRIDTACKRTVASKIELSPILELFHGGNDSVRGICIEFLCELVQMGRRTFSNQILQIIKDEGTFSTMHTLLVYLQMSPMVQKPAIATLLLQLDLLTAPRKMSIYREEAMEALLEALQRKDFPSSQVMALGTLSSLSGHFAGSKKTYMECWLLKIAGFDQPYNAMMRGEETKTNEAEYAEIREEEKASRNWEKRMAFVLSNHEKGLIFKALEECLVSNSIEIAKSSLIVATWLVYMLYSFPDCGIRDVARKSLLEKFISVLQSSKNLEEKILAALALRGFVSETRGLNEMGAYAKSIWKTLRRLKKSCTVVHDIMKALMNLPYMDAAELWSCVEGPELDMSMNGEILSMLHIRNRLISSHSDGTIKVWDTGKRAPRLIQEAREHTKAVTCLYVPPSCDKLYSGSLDKTIRVWTIRQEEIHCIQVHDVREAVVALAANASVACFSTQGNGVKVYNWSGVPKNISFSNKVKCLRLEGDKLYCGCSGYSIQEVDLNTYSSSAFYSGAKKLLGKQTIHSLQIQDGLLYASGSTVDGVAGKVFKLSSKAVVGSLATGVDVQHSSVNNDYIFTATKCGIIEVWLKERVTKIAYIKMGSAGHARMTSIASDAHGQKLFAGMSDGRLQVWSLD, translated from the exons ATGGCTGGTAACCATAGGTTTAAAATGGAAGCAAATGATATAGTTGGATCACTGACCTCCATTGTTGGGAGTTTCATCCAAGATAGACTGATAGACAAAGAGCAGAGGCTCCGACACAAGGAGCAGTGCGCGGAGAGATTAGCAGCTGAGAACGGAAGCCCTCACAACGACACAGAGGTCCGTTACTCTGATCAAGCAGTTCTAGCAAATCTTGACTGGGGGATCGATGCCCTTGAAGAGGCGATCAGCACTTCCCATGTGGAGACCAAGATGGCACGTCTAGACTATGCTGAGAAGATGCTGCAAGTGTGTGCATTGCTAAATTCGACCCAACAAACAGCTGGAGTCCCTAACTCCTACCTCTCAGCTTGGGCTCATCTGAACCTATCATACTTGTTGAAGTTGAGGAATGAGAGTCACAATGCtgtgcttcacattcttgaaATGTTCATCGTTGAACCCTTTTTCTCGCGTATTGATTTTGCTCCCGAGCTTTGGAAATCCATTTTCCTGCCCCATATGAGCTCCATCCTTGGGTGGTATACAGAGGAGAGGAAAAGCATAGTGATGGATGTGATCCCGGATTCCTCGGACCTGTCCTTCACCGTTGATTTTGACGAGTCTCTACTGTTATCCGTGAGGCCCGAGCAAGCAGAGAGAATCCAGCAACTGGAACAGCTCTATGGTCAATCTTTGGATGAGAATACAAGGCTATATGCAAAGCACTATAAAGAATGCATGAACTATGATGCTGCCACCAGCAGGAGGGTGGTCCCTATGTTGCCAATTGCAGAGCCTCCCACGACTCCTCTGCACGACTTCAGCAGTCGTTCAATTCCAGATTACGTAAAATTTGGTCCAATCTTGCCCAAGAGTGCTGGTTTTCCTATTAG AACGAAGGCCGTCTCCACCTCAGAAAATGTAGAAGACTCTGCTGGCTGGGATGTTGTG GACGAGATTCCAGAGGAGTGCGAAGATTCAGATGGATGTATGGAAGCCATGGAGAGATCAAAAGAAAAGGATGATGACATTGTGTCAGTTTTGAGCAGCAGAAGCATCAGATCAAGCAAGGAGGTGGAGAGGCAAAGCGTAAGGGCTACCAGTCGAAGACAATCTCCTCATAATAGCTCTCCAACAGATTCTCCTACAACTCCTTGCTCGAGGACTTCATCTCCAAAATCAGCCAAAAGCTCAGGAAAGATGCAGACATCTATGCTCCGCCTTCTCTCCACCCGTGCAATGGACTCAGTTTCCAACTCTTTGCCTATATTATGTAATGACAACTCAAGCATTAGCTCAACAGAGACTGATGAAGAAACGACA GAACAGATCAAATCTCCGAGGAAAAGCACTCATCACACACCATGCGAGAGACAAGCGCTACCAAAGAG TTCGCTTAATCAAGGTGAAGATGGCAGCCTGAGCTACATGTCATCTCCAACATCTGAGATGTTGACTCCTAAGTCAAGGCCGCCAAAGGACTTTGTATGCCCTATCACTGGCCAGATTTTCAATGATCCTGTCACACTTGAGACAGGCCAGACGTACGAAAGGAGAGCCATTCAAGAATGGATGAGTCGAGGAAACACAACTTGTCCCATCACACGGCAGCCTCTATCTGCAGCCTCACTCCCCAAAACCAACTATGTTCTCAAGAGGCTAATCACCTCTTGGACAGATCAGCACCCTGAGCTTGCTCAGGAGTTTTCATGCATTGAAACACCGCGAAGTTATACAAGCTGCAGCGACGTTCCTTCATCTCAGGCATCGACTCTTCCAAGCCAAAGAAACATCACCAGTGAAGCTGATCGCCGTAAGACTCAAAGATTCACAAGAGCAGCTGTTGCATTATCAACGTCGCCTACCAGTGTAATATCTCAAACTTCCAATGAAGCAGTGATCAATGTGTTGAAACCTTACATTCTATGTCTTTGTAACTCTGAGGACTTGCAAGAATGTGAAGCTGCTGTTTTGGAAATAGTCAAGATTTGGTTAGAATCCAATGTGGGCTCAGGAATTCACTCCTACCTATCTTCACCAACTATAGTGAATGGATTTCTTGAAATACTGTCTGCTTCTCGGAACAAGGAAGTACTCAAAACAACCATATATATTCTGTCACAGCTGATATGTGCAGATGATCGTGTCGGTGATCTGCTTACGAGCATAGACTCTGACTTCTACTGCTTGGCTGATTTGCTGAGGAAAGGACTCTCTGAGGCAGCACTTCTTGTGTACCTGCTGAGGCCGTCGTTTTCGCAGCTCTCTTCGCATAACCTGGTAACCACTCTACTCCATATCATTTCCAAGAAAAGTGAAGATCAAATTGGTTTCCAATATGCTGTAGCACCCAAAGATGCTGCAATGGCATTGCTTGAACAAATTGTTGCTGGTGGAGATGAGAGTGAGAGATCGCACAATGCAATGACTGTCATAAAGGAGAATGGGATTCCTGCTTTGCTGAACTGCCTTAATCAGGCGGATGGAAGAGAGTCGATTCTGTCGATTCTTTTATGCTGCATCAGAATTGATACTGCATGCAAGAGAACTGTAGCAAGCAAGATTGAGTTGTCTCCAATTCTTGAATTATTTCATGGTGGGAATGACAGTGTGAGAGGGATATGCATAGAGTTTCTTTGTGAGTTGGTACAGATGGGAAG GAGAACATTCAGCAACCAGATTTTGCAAATAATAAAGGATGAAGGAACATTTAGCACCATGCACACCCTCTTGGTTTACCTGCAAATGTCACCGATGGTGCAGAAACCAGCCATCGCCACCCTTCTTCTTCAGCTTGACCTGTTG ACTGCTCCACGGAAGATGAGCATCTACAGAGAAGAAGCCATGGAAGCATTACTAGAAGCTCTTCAAAGAAAAGATTTTCCATCTTCTCAAGTCATGGCTCTTGGCACACTGTCATCTCTTTCGGGGCATTTTGCTGGCTCTAAGAAGACATATATGGAGTGTTGGCTACTAAAAATCGCAGGATTCGACCAGCCTTACAATGCTATGATGAGAGGGGAAGAAACAAAGACCAATGAAGCAGAATATGCTGAAATT agagaagaagagaaagCATCAAGAAACTGGGAGAAGAGGATGGCATTTGTGCTGTCAAACCATGAGAAAGGGTTGATTTTCAAAGCTTTGGAGGAATGCTTAGTAAGTAACTCAATAGAGATTGCCAAGTCTAGCCTCATCGTGGCTACGTGGCTCGTGTACATGCTCTATAGCTTTCCTGATTGTGGCATAAGAGACGTTGCACGCAAATCCTTGCTTGAGAAATTCATCAGTGTGCTGCAATCATCAAAGAACCTCGAGGAGAAGATACTGGCTGCCCTTGCCCTGCGAGGATTTGTCAGTGAAACAA GAGGGCTGAATGAGATGGGGGCGTATGCTAAAAGTATATGGAAGACGTTGAGGCGGCTTAAAAAGAGTTGCACAGTGGTTCATGATATAATGAAAGCATTGATGAACTTGCCCTATATGGATGCT GCAGAGCTGTGGTCCTGTGTCGAAGGTCCTGAATTGGATATGTCGATGAATGGGGAGATCCTATCGATGCTCCATATTAGAAATCGGCTTATAAGCAGCCACTCTGATGGGACTATAAAG GTATGGGACACTGGAAAAAGGGCTCCCCGACTGATTCAAGAGGCGCGTGAGCACACGAAGGCTGTCACGTGCCTTTACGTTCCTCCTTCGTGCGACAAGTTATACAGTGGATCTTTGGACAAAACAATCAGA gTTTGGACAATCAGACAAGAGGAGATTCATTGTATCCAAGTGCACGATGTGAGGGAGGCAGTGGTGGCTCTAGCAGCCAATGCTAGTGTGGCATGCTTCTCAACTCAAGGAAATGGAGTCAAG GTGTATAACTGGTCAGGTGTTCCAAAAAACATTAGCTTCAGCAACAAAGTGAAGTGCCTGAGACTGGAAGGCGACAAACTCTATTGTGGTTGTTCTGGTTACTCTATCCAG GAGGTGGATTTGAATACATATTCATCATCAGCATTCTACTCTGGCGCCAAGAAGTTATTAGGCAAACAAACAATCCACTCCTTACAAATCCAAGATGGTCTTCTATACGCCAGCGGCTCCACCGTTGATGGTGTAGCCGGAAAG GTGTTTAAACTGTCGAGCAAGGCCGTGGTAGGATCTTTGGCAACTGGTGTAGATGTGCAACACAGCAGTGTTAACAATGACTACATATTCACAGCCACAAAATGTGGGATCATAGAAGTGTGGCTTAAAGAAAGAGTCACAAAGATTGCTTACATCAAAATGGGAAGCGCAGGCCATGCAAGAATGACGTCAATCGCCTCAGATGCCCACGGCCAAAAGCTTTTCGCCGGAATGTCTGACGGCAGGCTGCAG GTTTGGAGCTTGGACTAA
- the LOC131011093 gene encoding putative E3 ubiquitin-protein ligase LIN-1 isoform X2 codes for MAGNHRFKMEANDIVGSLTSIVGSFIQDRLIDKEQRLRHKEQCAERLAAENGSPHNDTEVRYSDQAVLANLDWGIDALEEAISTSHVETKMARLDYAEKMLQVCALLNSTQQTAGVPNSYLSAWAHLNLSYLLKLRNESHNAVLHILEMFIVEPFFSRIDFAPELWKSIFLPHMSSILGWYTEERKSIVMDVIPDSSDLSFTVDFDESLLLSVRPEQAERIQQLEQLYGQSLDENTRLYAKHYKECMNYDAATSRRVVPMLPIAEPPTTPLHDFSSRSIPDYVKFGPILPKSAGFPIRTKAVSTSENVEDSAGWDVVDEIPEECEDSDGCMEAMERSKEKDDDIVSVLSSRSIRSSKEVERQSVRATSRRQSPHNSSPTDSPTTPCSRTSSPKSAKSSGKMQTSMLRLLSTRAMDSVSNSLPILCNDNSSISSTETDEETTEQIKSPRKSTHHTPCERQALPKSSLNQGEDGSLSYMSSPTSEMLTPKSRPPKDFVCPITGQIFNDPVTLETGQTYERRAIQEWMSRGNTTCPITRQPLSAASLPKTNYVLKRLITSWTDQHPELAQEFSCIETPRSYTSCSDVPSSQASTLPSQRNITSEADRRKTQRFTRAAVALSTSPTSVISQTSNEAVINVLKPYILCLCNSEDLQECEAAVLEIVKIWLESNVGSGIHSYLSSPTIVNGFLEILSASRNKEVLKTTIYILSQLICADDRVGDLLTSIDSDFYCLADLLRKGLSEAALLVYLLRPSFSQLSSHNLVTTLLHIISKKSEDQIGFQYAVAPKDAAMALLEQIVAGGDESERSHNAMTVIKENGIPALLNCLNQADGRESILSILLCCIRIDTACKRTVASKIELSPILELFHGGNDSVRGICIEFLCELVQMGRRTFSNQILQIIKDEGTFSTMHTLLVYLQMSPMVQKPAIATLLLQLDLLTAPRKMSIYREEAMEALLEALQRKDFPSSQVMALGTLSSLSGHFAGSKKTYMECWLLKIAGFDQPYNAMMRGEETKTNEAEYAEIREEEKASRNWEKRMAFVLSNHEKGLIFKALEECLVSNSIEIAKSSLIVATWLVYMLYSFPDCGIRDVARKSLLEKFISVLQSSKNLEEKILAALALRGFVSETRGLNEMGAYAKSIWKTLRRLKKSCTVVHDIMKALMNLPYMDAAELWSCVEGPELDMSMNGEILSMLHIRNRLISSHSDGTIKVWDTGKRAPRLIQEAREHTKAVTCLYVPPSCDKLYSGSLDKTIRVWTIRQEEIHCIQVHDVREAVVALAANASVACFSTQGNGVKVYNWSGVPKNISFSNKVKCLRLEGDKLYCGCSGYSIQNVENDNRRWI; via the exons ATGGCTGGTAACCATAGGTTTAAAATGGAAGCAAATGATATAGTTGGATCACTGACCTCCATTGTTGGGAGTTTCATCCAAGATAGACTGATAGACAAAGAGCAGAGGCTCCGACACAAGGAGCAGTGCGCGGAGAGATTAGCAGCTGAGAACGGAAGCCCTCACAACGACACAGAGGTCCGTTACTCTGATCAAGCAGTTCTAGCAAATCTTGACTGGGGGATCGATGCCCTTGAAGAGGCGATCAGCACTTCCCATGTGGAGACCAAGATGGCACGTCTAGACTATGCTGAGAAGATGCTGCAAGTGTGTGCATTGCTAAATTCGACCCAACAAACAGCTGGAGTCCCTAACTCCTACCTCTCAGCTTGGGCTCATCTGAACCTATCATACTTGTTGAAGTTGAGGAATGAGAGTCACAATGCtgtgcttcacattcttgaaATGTTCATCGTTGAACCCTTTTTCTCGCGTATTGATTTTGCTCCCGAGCTTTGGAAATCCATTTTCCTGCCCCATATGAGCTCCATCCTTGGGTGGTATACAGAGGAGAGGAAAAGCATAGTGATGGATGTGATCCCGGATTCCTCGGACCTGTCCTTCACCGTTGATTTTGACGAGTCTCTACTGTTATCCGTGAGGCCCGAGCAAGCAGAGAGAATCCAGCAACTGGAACAGCTCTATGGTCAATCTTTGGATGAGAATACAAGGCTATATGCAAAGCACTATAAAGAATGCATGAACTATGATGCTGCCACCAGCAGGAGGGTGGTCCCTATGTTGCCAATTGCAGAGCCTCCCACGACTCCTCTGCACGACTTCAGCAGTCGTTCAATTCCAGATTACGTAAAATTTGGTCCAATCTTGCCCAAGAGTGCTGGTTTTCCTATTAG AACGAAGGCCGTCTCCACCTCAGAAAATGTAGAAGACTCTGCTGGCTGGGATGTTGTG GACGAGATTCCAGAGGAGTGCGAAGATTCAGATGGATGTATGGAAGCCATGGAGAGATCAAAAGAAAAGGATGATGACATTGTGTCAGTTTTGAGCAGCAGAAGCATCAGATCAAGCAAGGAGGTGGAGAGGCAAAGCGTAAGGGCTACCAGTCGAAGACAATCTCCTCATAATAGCTCTCCAACAGATTCTCCTACAACTCCTTGCTCGAGGACTTCATCTCCAAAATCAGCCAAAAGCTCAGGAAAGATGCAGACATCTATGCTCCGCCTTCTCTCCACCCGTGCAATGGACTCAGTTTCCAACTCTTTGCCTATATTATGTAATGACAACTCAAGCATTAGCTCAACAGAGACTGATGAAGAAACGACA GAACAGATCAAATCTCCGAGGAAAAGCACTCATCACACACCATGCGAGAGACAAGCGCTACCAAAGAG TTCGCTTAATCAAGGTGAAGATGGCAGCCTGAGCTACATGTCATCTCCAACATCTGAGATGTTGACTCCTAAGTCAAGGCCGCCAAAGGACTTTGTATGCCCTATCACTGGCCAGATTTTCAATGATCCTGTCACACTTGAGACAGGCCAGACGTACGAAAGGAGAGCCATTCAAGAATGGATGAGTCGAGGAAACACAACTTGTCCCATCACACGGCAGCCTCTATCTGCAGCCTCACTCCCCAAAACCAACTATGTTCTCAAGAGGCTAATCACCTCTTGGACAGATCAGCACCCTGAGCTTGCTCAGGAGTTTTCATGCATTGAAACACCGCGAAGTTATACAAGCTGCAGCGACGTTCCTTCATCTCAGGCATCGACTCTTCCAAGCCAAAGAAACATCACCAGTGAAGCTGATCGCCGTAAGACTCAAAGATTCACAAGAGCAGCTGTTGCATTATCAACGTCGCCTACCAGTGTAATATCTCAAACTTCCAATGAAGCAGTGATCAATGTGTTGAAACCTTACATTCTATGTCTTTGTAACTCTGAGGACTTGCAAGAATGTGAAGCTGCTGTTTTGGAAATAGTCAAGATTTGGTTAGAATCCAATGTGGGCTCAGGAATTCACTCCTACCTATCTTCACCAACTATAGTGAATGGATTTCTTGAAATACTGTCTGCTTCTCGGAACAAGGAAGTACTCAAAACAACCATATATATTCTGTCACAGCTGATATGTGCAGATGATCGTGTCGGTGATCTGCTTACGAGCATAGACTCTGACTTCTACTGCTTGGCTGATTTGCTGAGGAAAGGACTCTCTGAGGCAGCACTTCTTGTGTACCTGCTGAGGCCGTCGTTTTCGCAGCTCTCTTCGCATAACCTGGTAACCACTCTACTCCATATCATTTCCAAGAAAAGTGAAGATCAAATTGGTTTCCAATATGCTGTAGCACCCAAAGATGCTGCAATGGCATTGCTTGAACAAATTGTTGCTGGTGGAGATGAGAGTGAGAGATCGCACAATGCAATGACTGTCATAAAGGAGAATGGGATTCCTGCTTTGCTGAACTGCCTTAATCAGGCGGATGGAAGAGAGTCGATTCTGTCGATTCTTTTATGCTGCATCAGAATTGATACTGCATGCAAGAGAACTGTAGCAAGCAAGATTGAGTTGTCTCCAATTCTTGAATTATTTCATGGTGGGAATGACAGTGTGAGAGGGATATGCATAGAGTTTCTTTGTGAGTTGGTACAGATGGGAAG GAGAACATTCAGCAACCAGATTTTGCAAATAATAAAGGATGAAGGAACATTTAGCACCATGCACACCCTCTTGGTTTACCTGCAAATGTCACCGATGGTGCAGAAACCAGCCATCGCCACCCTTCTTCTTCAGCTTGACCTGTTG ACTGCTCCACGGAAGATGAGCATCTACAGAGAAGAAGCCATGGAAGCATTACTAGAAGCTCTTCAAAGAAAAGATTTTCCATCTTCTCAAGTCATGGCTCTTGGCACACTGTCATCTCTTTCGGGGCATTTTGCTGGCTCTAAGAAGACATATATGGAGTGTTGGCTACTAAAAATCGCAGGATTCGACCAGCCTTACAATGCTATGATGAGAGGGGAAGAAACAAAGACCAATGAAGCAGAATATGCTGAAATT agagaagaagagaaagCATCAAGAAACTGGGAGAAGAGGATGGCATTTGTGCTGTCAAACCATGAGAAAGGGTTGATTTTCAAAGCTTTGGAGGAATGCTTAGTAAGTAACTCAATAGAGATTGCCAAGTCTAGCCTCATCGTGGCTACGTGGCTCGTGTACATGCTCTATAGCTTTCCTGATTGTGGCATAAGAGACGTTGCACGCAAATCCTTGCTTGAGAAATTCATCAGTGTGCTGCAATCATCAAAGAACCTCGAGGAGAAGATACTGGCTGCCCTTGCCCTGCGAGGATTTGTCAGTGAAACAA GAGGGCTGAATGAGATGGGGGCGTATGCTAAAAGTATATGGAAGACGTTGAGGCGGCTTAAAAAGAGTTGCACAGTGGTTCATGATATAATGAAAGCATTGATGAACTTGCCCTATATGGATGCT GCAGAGCTGTGGTCCTGTGTCGAAGGTCCTGAATTGGATATGTCGATGAATGGGGAGATCCTATCGATGCTCCATATTAGAAATCGGCTTATAAGCAGCCACTCTGATGGGACTATAAAG GTATGGGACACTGGAAAAAGGGCTCCCCGACTGATTCAAGAGGCGCGTGAGCACACGAAGGCTGTCACGTGCCTTTACGTTCCTCCTTCGTGCGACAAGTTATACAGTGGATCTTTGGACAAAACAATCAGA gTTTGGACAATCAGACAAGAGGAGATTCATTGTATCCAAGTGCACGATGTGAGGGAGGCAGTGGTGGCTCTAGCAGCCAATGCTAGTGTGGCATGCTTCTCAACTCAAGGAAATGGAGTCAAG GTGTATAACTGGTCAGGTGTTCCAAAAAACATTAGCTTCAGCAACAAAGTGAAGTGCCTGAGACTGGAAGGCGACAAACTCTATTGTGGTTGTTCTGGTTACTCTATCCAG AATGTGGAAAATGATAACAGGAGGTGGATTTGA